The genomic segment AGCTACAGGACGATCTACTGAGTGCCGTACACCAGATTTGGTCCCCAGCCACGAAGTCAAAGGCCGACGCAATTGCCGAGCGTCTGCCATACGAACCTGCCGCCGAAACAGCGCATTGCGGCTGCGGGCGCGCGGGTTCACCGCCAGAGGCGACCCAGAATCTGAGATCCCGCCCGCTTTCGCGTTCGATCTGTTGCGGCTGTCCGGGACGGACACGACCTCTTGGCCGTATCGGCGGCGCAGGACCGCGCGGGAGTCCGTGTTCGCCGCCCGTCGGCTGACGGCGCCGCGGGTGTTGTGTCCGTCGACCACTGAGGTCGACGTCGTGCGCGAGTGGCTGACGTGGGCGTCGGTCGGGATGGAGGGGGTGGTCTTCAAGAGGCTGGACGACGCCTACCGCCCGCCGGTGAGGGGCTGGCAGAAATACAAGGTCCGCGAGACGAGCGAGGCGATCACCGGCTCTCTGGCCGTTCCCAGCACGCTGCTGCTCGGCAGGTACGACACCGAAGGCCGCTTTCAGTACGTCGGCCGCACCACCGCCCTCGCCCAGGCGGCAGGTGCTGCGGTCGCCGACCTGCTCGCTGCGGGGCGGCGCGGTCATCCGTTGACAGGCTGAAGCCAAGTACCAGAGAGCGGCTGCTGGAGGCGGCGGCCACGCTCACCTACCGAGACGGTGTCGGCATCGGCGTCGAGGCGCTGTGTCGGGGAGTCCATGGGAGCGGTGCTCGCCCTGACCACTGCGGCCGACCTGCCCGGGCGGGTACGGCGCGTCGTCGCTGTGAACACGTACGACTTGACCGGCGGGATCGCCCGATCCAGTCTTCTCGCCCGTGTGGTGGTCGGCGGTGTTCTCACTCCGGGGGTGGGCCATGTGGTCGCCCGGGTGGAGTCCAAGGCCGCCTTCCGCAGGATCCTGCAGGGCGGGCTGGTCGACAAGAGCGCGCTGCGGGAGGACTACGTGGACGAGCCCCTCCAGGTGGGCAGCCGCCCCGGCTACCCGGCCGTCGCCCGGGCCGTGTACCGGAGCCTGCCCAGTCTCATGGCCGCCCGCTCGCGCTACCCCGAGGTCAAGGCACCCGTCCACCTCGTCTACGGGGAGAACGACTGGTCCCGACCCTCGGACCGGCAAGCCGACAAGAAGCTGCTGTCCGCCGCCGATTTCACGCAGGCGCCGGGCGCGGGCCACTTCATCGCCTTGGAACGGCCCGATCTACTGGCCGACCTGCTGAACGCGGTGGCGTGACCGCCCCGGGAACGCCGTAGCCACCCCCGTTCGGGTGTAGTGCGGGACGGGGACCAGGTTCCACCATGTGCCTGACAGCGTCATGGCGTGCAAAGGAGCAGCGCGTGGCAGAGATTCAGATCGAGTTCGATGTTCCGGCCGAGATGCGTGACGGCACCGTGCTGCGCGCCGATGTCTACCGCCCCGGGGGCACGGGGCCGTGGCCGGTGTTGCTGAGCAGGCTGCCGTACGGCAAGCAGATGGCCCTGGCGATCGCCCTCCTCGATCCCCTGGCGGCGGCTCGGCGTGGCTTCATGGTGGTCATCCAGGACACCCGCGGCCGGTTCGCCTCCGAGGGCGCGTGGGAGCCATGGACCTACGAGGAGAGCGACGGGTACGACACCGTGCGGTGGGCTGCTGCCCTTCCTGGAGCGAACGGCGCCGTCGGCATGATCGGCGCCAGCTACTTCGGCAACACGCAGTGGATGGCGGCGCTGTCCAAGCCGCCGGAGCTGAAGGCGATCGCGCCGATGGTCACCTGGTCCGACCCGGACGACGGGCTGTGGACGCGCGGCGGCGCGATCGAGCTCGGCATCACCGCGCCCTGGTCCCTCATGATGGGCGCCGACGCGCTGATGCGCCGGCACAGCGCCGACCCCGCCGCGCTCGGCGGCAGCCTCGTCGGCCTCGTACAGGACCTCGACATCCTGGCCGACGGCGGTTACGGCGAACTGCCCGCCGGGCGGTTTCCCGCGTTCGCCCGGCACGACCTTCCCGAGCTGGGCTACGAGAGGTCCCGACGGGAGCCCGAGTGGGCGCGTTCCTCCCGTGTCGCGGGTCGGCACGACGAGGTCGACCTGCCCACCTTCCAGGTCGGCGGCTGGTACGACATCTTCACCCAGGGCACACTCGACAACTTCACCGCCATGCGCCGCGCCGGCCGGTCCGCCACGCTGATCATGGGTCCGTGGAGTCACGCCAACCAGCAGCACGTCATCGGCGACGTCAACTTCGGGTTCAGCGCGAACTCCGCCTTCATGGGCATGCGTGGACCCCTGAACGGCCTCCAGCTCGACTGGTTCCAGCGCACGATCGGCGACGGCGAGGCTCTGGAGCCGGACACGGGCAACGTGCTGCTGTTCGTCATGGGCGTCAACCAGTGGCGCGAGGAGACGGAGTGGCCACTGTCGCGGGCCGTGGACACGGACTTCCACCTGCGCGCGGACGGACGCCTGACGCAGGAGCCGCCCGCTGTCGCCGAGCAGGCCGAGGAGTTCACCTACGATCCGGCGGATCCCGTGCCCACCACCGGCGGCGCGCTGCTGATGACCGACGAGTTCCGTCCCGGGCCCCTCGACCAGAGGGACGTGGAGGCGCGCGAGGACGTCCTGGTCTTCACCACCGAACCCCTCGCCGAGGACGTCGAGGTGACCGGCCGCGTCAAGGCCGTGCTCTTCGCCGCCACGGACGGGCCCTCGACCGACTGGGTGGCACGGCTGTGTGACGTCGACGAGAACGGCGTCTCCCGCAATGTGGCCGACGGCATCGTGCGGGTGCGCGCGGCGACACCGGGCGAGCCGGCCGAGCACGTCGTGGACCTGTGGTCGACCAGCATCGTCTTCCGTGCCGGTCACCGGATACGGGTCCAGATCACCTCCAGCAACTTCCCCCGCTGGGACCGCAACCTCAACACGGGCGAACCCGAGGAGAGCGCGACCACGGCCCGAGTGGCCCGCCAGCACGTCTTCCACGACCCCACCCGGCCCTCCCGCATCGTCCTGCCGGTGGTCCCGGGCTGACAGGTAGCGGCGGCGGAGTCGGCCGAGTGGTTGCGTCACTGAGCAGAAACCAGGACCGCGGCCGCGGTTGCACCCCGGATCGGCGACGCACGATCACCTTCATCCGCCCCGCACCGTCCGGTGCGGGGCGGGGTACGAGGGAGCCAGGACCGGCACGGCGGGGACGGAGCCCGATGTCAGAAGCGGCCTTGCCGGCCACACACCTTTCTGTACGGCGCGTCGGATACGTGCGTGTTCCATTCCGCTCTCGTGAGGTCGATGTTGCCCGCGCGGGCGCAGATCTGGGCCACGGCGCGGCTCGGGTCGACCGTGTAGCGGCGGAGGGGGACGTGGCTTCCGGCAACGAGGAGAGTGGCGTTGTCCGGGCTGAAGGCGAGGGAGGTGATCGGCTCGCCGGGGGTGGGGAGGGGGCCCAGGAGCTGTTGGGTGGTGATGTCCCAGAGCTTGATGGTGCCGGCGTCGCCGCCGACGGCGAGGGTGTGGCCGTCGAGGCTGAGGGCCAGGGCGCTCACCGCTTCGGGGGTGTTGCCGAGCGGGGCCGGGAAGACATTGGGCAGGACGCCCGCGCGGCGGCGCAGGTCACCGTCCCACAGGGCGACGCGGCCGGTACGGTCGCCCGCCGCCAAACGGCTGCCGTCGGGGCTGAACGCCAGCGCGCTGATGCGGTCGCCCTGGACCAGGTCCAGCGCGCCGATGCTGCCGGTGGCCTTGCGGGCCACCCGGTTGTCGCCGACGACCAGTTCCGTGCGGGGGCTGAGCGCGAGGCGGGAGCTGACCAGGCCGGAGCCGGTGAGTGACTCCGTCCGTCGGCGGGTGGTGGTGTCCCACATCTCGTTCGCGGGTTCGCCGCCGGGCGGGGTGCGGGTGGTGAAGAGAATACGGCCGTCGGGGGTAAGAGCGAGCGCGGTCACCGCCGTGCCGGACCGGGTCGAACCCACGTCCAGCGTGCTCTGTTCCCGGTCGCGGGTCAGGTCCCAGACGGTGAACCACTGTGACACGGCCCGCCCGCCGGGCGCGGTGACGCCGTAGACCAACCGGCTGCTGTCGGGGCTGAACGCCATTCGGGCGGCGGTGTCCGGGGGCGCGAGCGGCGTCCCGCCCCGTCCGCCGGCGGCGGCGACCGGCGAGGGTCGGCGCGGCAGTGTGCGGACGAGCCGGCCGTTGTCGGTGGCGCGCAATTCGAAGACGTGGCCGTCGGTCGCGCGTCGGGCGGTGACAAATCGACGGCCGTCCGGGCTGATGAGAACGGCGTCCATGGGGTGGTCACACCAAGCGGCGGTGACAGTGGTCGTCAGGTCGAGGGTGTGGACGGTACCGCCCTCCAGGTAGCGCAGCACCGGCAGGCCAGGGTCCCAGGCGAGGCCGCCGTGCGGGTGCTGGTTGTCGAGGGCGTGCCGAAGGACGGGGGCGGCCGGGGTGGACAGCCGCCAGACCCGGATCTCGTCGGCGGAGCCCGCCGTCGCCAGGAACTGTCCGTCCCGGCTGAAGGAGGCGTACCGCACCCCCGGGTCACGGACCTCGGCGACCCGGACGCCGGTACGGACGTCCCACACCCGCACCCGGTCCCCGGCAACGACGGCGAACCGTCCGTCGGCCCCGAACACCACCGCCGAGTCAGCATCGCAGACCCCTTGGTCCCGCTCCCACTCCCCGTGCGGCGCCCGCCCTCCGCCGACCTCCCAAACTTGCGGCACCTTCCCCGTCGGGCAGACCGCGACCAGCCGGTCGTCACCGCTCGGCGCCACGTTGGCAGGGGTCGCCCCCCGCGTCTCGAACAGCACGGCACCATCGGCCACGGCCCGCACGCGTACGAGGT from the Streptomyces sp. NBC_00310 genome contains:
- a CDS encoding ATP-dependent DNA ligase, with product MRLRARGFTARGDPESEIPPAFAFDLLRLSGTDTTSWPYRRRRTARESVFAARRLTAPRVLCPSTTEVDVVREWLTWASVGMEGVVFKRLDDAYRPPVRGWQKYKVRETSEAITGSLAVPSTLLLGRYDTEGRFQYVGRTTALAQAAGAAVADLLAAGRRGHPLTG
- a CDS encoding CocE/NonD family hydrolase — translated: MAEIQIEFDVPAEMRDGTVLRADVYRPGGTGPWPVLLSRLPYGKQMALAIALLDPLAAARRGFMVVIQDTRGRFASEGAWEPWTYEESDGYDTVRWAAALPGANGAVGMIGASYFGNTQWMAALSKPPELKAIAPMVTWSDPDDGLWTRGGAIELGITAPWSLMMGADALMRRHSADPAALGGSLVGLVQDLDILADGGYGELPAGRFPAFARHDLPELGYERSRREPEWARSSRVAGRHDEVDLPTFQVGGWYDIFTQGTLDNFTAMRRAGRSATLIMGPWSHANQQHVIGDVNFGFSANSAFMGMRGPLNGLQLDWFQRTIGDGEALEPDTGNVLLFVMGVNQWREETEWPLSRAVDTDFHLRADGRLTQEPPAVAEQAEEFTYDPADPVPTTGGALLMTDEFRPGPLDQRDVEAREDVLVFTTEPLAEDVEVTGRVKAVLFAATDGPSTDWVARLCDVDENGVSRNVADGIVRVRAATPGEPAEHVVDLWSTSIVFRAGHRIRVQITSSNFPRWDRNLNTGEPEESATTARVARQHVFHDPTRPSRIVLPVVPG